The Saccharomonospora cyanea NA-134 genome includes a region encoding these proteins:
- a CDS encoding alpha/beta hydrolase yields the protein MAIPARIRVLAAGAQLLYALPRPLRRLVAGRPVRIDGQELALDAQLLLRLQQLSRTTFVQESVERSRASLEVSRHLVSGEPVQPVLTRDVSIPAPHGALAATLYTPEGLPSGAGLLVFYHGGGWVVGTRQSHDNTARFLAKHAGVHVLSVEYRLAPEHPFPAAAEDALTAFDFAHEKAGDFGADPRRVAVGGDSAGGNLAAVTAQVATRRGGPAPAFQLLLYPAVDATRRRRSRELFADGFFLTDEHMTWFIDHYAPAGVDRSDPALSPLLAEDLSGLPPAYLATAGFDPLRDEGEAYAAKLADAGVPVALSRQSDLIHGYVNFLGLGRRFREALAEAAGALRMGLSHPVTE from the coding sequence ATGGCGATACCCGCCCGCATCCGTGTGCTGGCCGCCGGGGCGCAACTGCTCTACGCACTGCCACGTCCGTTGCGCCGTCTCGTGGCGGGAAGGCCCGTGCGCATCGACGGGCAGGAACTCGCCCTCGACGCGCAGCTCCTCCTGCGACTCCAGCAACTGTCCCGCACCACGTTCGTCCAGGAGTCGGTCGAACGGTCCAGGGCGTCCCTCGAAGTCTCCCGCCACCTCGTGAGCGGCGAGCCCGTCCAGCCGGTGCTCACCCGCGACGTGTCCATCCCGGCGCCGCACGGGGCGCTCGCGGCGACCCTCTACACGCCGGAGGGCCTGCCGAGCGGAGCGGGACTGCTCGTCTTCTACCACGGCGGCGGCTGGGTGGTCGGCACGCGTCAGAGCCACGACAACACCGCGCGGTTCCTCGCCAAGCACGCCGGTGTGCACGTGTTGTCGGTGGAGTACCGCCTCGCGCCGGAGCACCCGTTCCCCGCGGCGGCCGAGGACGCACTGACGGCGTTCGACTTCGCGCACGAGAAGGCCGGGGACTTCGGCGCCGACCCTCGGCGCGTGGCGGTGGGCGGCGACAGTGCGGGCGGCAACCTCGCCGCGGTCACCGCCCAGGTGGCCACCCGGCGCGGCGGCCCCGCTCCCGCGTTCCAGCTGCTGCTCTACCCCGCCGTGGACGCCACCCGGCGCCGCCGGTCGCGCGAGCTGTTCGCCGACGGGTTCTTCCTCACCGACGAGCACATGACCTGGTTCATCGACCACTACGCGCCCGCTGGTGTGGACCGCTCCGACCCGGCACTGTCACCGCTGCTGGCCGAGGACCTCTCCGGGCTGCCGCCCGCCTACCTCGCGACGGCGGGTTTCGACCCACTGCGCGACGAGGGTGAGGCCTACGCGGCCAAACTCGCCGACGCGGGCGTGCCCGTGGCGCTGTCCCGGCAGTCCGACCTCATCCACGGGTACGTGAACTTCCTCGGTCTCGGACGACGGTTCCGCGAAGCACTGGCCGAGGCCGCGGGCGCACTACGGATGGGACTGAGCCATCCCGTCACCGAGTGA
- a CDS encoding pentapeptide repeat-containing protein produces the protein MTGRTAPRALTDLPYHRHLVETGELPADSADHEYVHVTGTDLSSVDAPGSRFVECAFSGVAFGSARLSRTNFTDVWLNGCGLIGTDVTATGWLDAEFVTTVLAGTAAYDSTLRRVTFHGCKLTSVNLRGSRLTDVTFVDCALRDVDFGGATLTRVRFPRSTLRDVRFDNTVLDRVDLRETTELRLHLGAGSLSGLVIDSSQLLGLAPSFAAALGVIVAD, from the coding sequence ATGACCGGTCGAACCGCTCCGCGAGCCCTCACCGACCTGCCCTACCACCGCCACCTCGTGGAGACGGGCGAGCTACCCGCGGATTCGGCCGACCACGAGTACGTCCACGTCACCGGCACCGACCTGTCCTCAGTGGATGCCCCGGGTTCGCGGTTCGTGGAGTGCGCGTTCTCCGGTGTGGCCTTCGGCTCCGCCCGGTTGTCGCGGACGAACTTCACCGACGTCTGGCTGAACGGGTGCGGCCTCATCGGCACCGACGTCACCGCGACCGGCTGGCTCGACGCCGAGTTCGTCACCACCGTGCTGGCGGGTACGGCCGCCTACGACAGCACGCTGCGGCGTGTCACCTTCCACGGGTGCAAACTCACGTCGGTGAACCTGCGGGGAAGCAGACTCACCGACGTCACGTTCGTCGACTGCGCACTGCGCGACGTCGACTTCGGCGGTGCCACGCTCACGCGGGTGCGGTTCCCGCGATCGACGTTGCGGGACGTGCGGTTCGACAACACCGTGCTCGACCGCGTCGACCTGCGCGAGACCACCGAACTCCGGCTTCACCTCGGCGCGGGCTCGCTGTCCGGGCTGGTCATCGACAGTTCCCAGCTCCTCGGACTCGCCCCGAGCTTCGCCGCCGCACTCGGTGTCATCGTCGCCGACTGA
- a CDS encoding ferredoxin: MRIVADTERCVGAGQCVLSEPAVFDQREDDGTVVVLVDRPDGEELDNTRQAVEICPSQALSLVEE, translated from the coding sequence ATGCGCATCGTCGCGGACACCGAGCGCTGTGTGGGCGCGGGTCAATGCGTACTGTCCGAGCCCGCCGTGTTCGACCAGAGGGAGGACGACGGCACGGTCGTCGTCCTGGTCGATCGGCCGGACGGGGAAGAGCTGGACAACACTCGCCAGGCCGTGGAGATCTGCCCGAGTCAGGCGCTTTCCCTCGTGGAGGAGTAG
- a CDS encoding cytochrome P450: MTAQLPGTLPITRSCPHAPPDEHRRLRQEAPISRATLPSGDTVWVLTRHADIRAMLADPRFSSDRGNPNSPRLVAGQRLDVAFRASLLDMDPPEHGPARRAVVGEFTVKRLAALRPRIQEIVDEHIDAMLAGPRPADLVTALSLPVPSLVICELLGVPYSDHEFFQTHSSCLITRTVTPEERLRSLTELRDYLDELIAAKEKSPADDLLSRQLAKRNDREELISLAFLLLIAGHETTANMISLGTMAFLEHPEKMRRIREDPAVTESAVEELLRYFTIAEFAVSRVAVADVEIGGVLIREGEGVLPLSNMGNRDPEAFDRPDEFDIERGARHHLAFGFGAHQCLGQNLARMELRIVFDTLFRRVPGLRPAVPLDSLSFKDDAVVYGIHEFPVTW, encoded by the coding sequence ATGACCGCTCAGCTTCCCGGGACACTGCCCATCACCCGCTCCTGTCCCCACGCGCCGCCGGACGAGCACCGCAGGCTGCGGCAGGAAGCACCGATCTCCCGTGCCACCCTGCCGAGTGGTGACACCGTGTGGGTACTGACGCGGCACGCGGACATCCGGGCGATGCTGGCGGATCCGCGGTTCAGCTCCGACCGCGGCAACCCGAACTCCCCGCGCCTGGTGGCGGGGCAACGGCTGGACGTCGCCTTCCGCGCGTCCCTGCTCGACATGGACCCACCGGAACACGGCCCGGCCCGGCGGGCCGTGGTCGGCGAGTTCACCGTGAAGCGGCTGGCCGCCCTGCGGCCCCGTATCCAGGAGATCGTCGACGAGCACATCGACGCCATGCTCGCCGGTCCGCGCCCGGCCGACCTGGTGACAGCCCTGTCGCTGCCGGTGCCGTCCCTGGTGATCTGCGAGCTGCTCGGCGTTCCCTACTCCGACCACGAGTTCTTCCAGACCCACTCGTCGTGCCTGATCACCAGGACGGTCACACCGGAGGAGCGCCTGCGCTCCCTCACCGAGTTGCGCGACTACCTCGACGAGCTGATCGCGGCGAAGGAGAAGTCCCCGGCCGACGACCTGCTCAGTCGTCAGCTCGCCAAGCGGAACGACCGTGAGGAGCTGATCAGTCTCGCGTTCCTGCTGCTCATCGCCGGTCACGAGACCACGGCGAACATGATCTCGCTGGGCACCATGGCGTTTCTGGAGCATCCCGAGAAGATGCGCAGGATTCGGGAGGACCCGGCGGTGACGGAATCCGCGGTCGAGGAACTGCTGCGCTACTTCACCATCGCGGAGTTCGCCGTCTCCAGGGTCGCCGTGGCCGACGTGGAGATCGGCGGTGTGCTGATCCGTGAGGGTGAGGGCGTGCTGCCACTGAGCAACATGGGCAACCGCGATCCGGAGGCGTTCGACCGGCCCGACGAGTTCGACATCGAGCGCGGCGCGCGGCACCATCTGGCGTTCGGCTTCGGCGCTCACCAGTGCCTCGGCCAGAACCTCGCGCGAATGGAGCTGCGGATCGTGTTCGACACCCTGTTCCGGCGAGTTCCCGGTCTTCGCCCGGCCGTGCCGCTGGACTCGCTGTCGTTCAAGGACGACGCGGTCGTCTACGGCATCCACGAGTTCCCCGTGACCTGGTAG
- a CDS encoding TetR/AcrR family transcriptional regulator, translated as MAAGPEVGLRADARRNLGQILLAARRMFAEAGPDVPMEEIARQAGVGVGTLYRRFPDREALIRAVARESLANVADEARRAVEEEPSAWAALIRLVRHSQRLQVIVRLALMSSRAREILRDDPETQRSCRAVLAVLGEIVRAAQDEGTLREDVGAGDVAVLFSFLLKQTPVANVPAASVTERAFVLMLDGLRARPGTPLPGRPITEEDLDFRQPGEG; from the coding sequence ATGGCGGCTGGCCCGGAAGTCGGGTTGCGTGCCGACGCGCGCCGTAACCTCGGCCAGATCCTCCTCGCCGCCCGCAGGATGTTCGCCGAAGCCGGCCCCGACGTGCCGATGGAGGAGATCGCGCGGCAGGCCGGGGTCGGAGTGGGAACGCTCTACCGGCGTTTCCCCGACAGGGAGGCGCTGATCCGCGCCGTCGCCCGGGAAAGCCTGGCCAACGTCGCCGACGAAGCCCGCCGCGCCGTCGAGGAGGAGCCCTCCGCCTGGGCGGCGCTGATCCGGCTCGTCAGGCATTCCCAGCGGTTGCAGGTGATCGTGCGACTCGCGCTGATGTCCTCCCGCGCCAGGGAGATCCTGCGCGACGACCCCGAGACGCAGCGGTCGTGCCGCGCCGTGCTGGCGGTGCTGGGTGAGATCGTGCGTGCGGCGCAGGACGAGGGCACGCTGCGCGAGGACGTGGGTGCCGGGGACGTGGCGGTGTTGTTCTCGTTCCTCCTCAAGCAGACGCCCGTGGCGAACGTCCCGGCGGCCTCCGTCACCGAACGCGCTTTCGTGCTCATGCTCGACGGTCTCCGCGCCCGGCCCGGCACCCCCCTGCCCGGCCGTCCCATCACCGAGGAGGATCTGGACTTCCGGCAGCCCGGCGAAGGCTGA
- a CDS encoding MFS transporter: MGLQQYLQLFRIRALPTSMLILQLTRMPIVASSVVLTLHVVSELGRGYGAAGLVGTATLLGTALGAPTLGRMIDRYGLRPVTAVCGSVSCAYWLMSPYLSYETLLVAALPAGALVVPAGAISRQVISALVPAERRRAAFSLDQVLLEVAYMSGPVLAIFVSTQHSTSVTLTGMGVAHGVLALALWYLNPPVRSPEESSAPAEPGPPLRTWVSTRFVAALAVAMGAAFVLMGTELSTIAALRASGDVEWTGIVLASMGAASLVGGLVHGAARRSLSQLTLMVLLTVLTVPVGLATEVWWVLALALAPMNAMCAPTLAATAETVSKLVPHTVRGMAMGLQDSATRLGLGLGSPVVGFVLDRAAPGWGFVTAALGGLCFAAVGAALSMWERKREGRLPTSPPQHA, translated from the coding sequence GTGGGCCTTCAGCAGTACCTCCAGCTGTTCCGAATCCGCGCTCTCCCGACGTCGATGCTGATCCTGCAGCTCACGCGGATGCCGATCGTCGCGTCGAGTGTCGTGCTGACCCTGCACGTGGTGAGCGAGCTGGGACGCGGGTACGGCGCGGCGGGCCTCGTCGGGACCGCCACGTTGCTCGGAACGGCGCTCGGCGCCCCGACGCTCGGGCGCATGATCGACCGCTACGGTCTGCGACCCGTCACCGCCGTCTGCGGGTCCGTCTCCTGCGCCTACTGGCTCATGAGCCCCTACCTGTCGTACGAGACCCTGCTCGTGGCCGCACTGCCCGCGGGTGCTCTCGTGGTACCCGCCGGGGCGATCTCGCGGCAGGTCATCAGCGCGCTCGTGCCCGCCGAACGCCGCCGAGCCGCGTTCTCCCTCGACCAGGTACTGCTCGAAGTCGCGTACATGAGCGGGCCCGTTCTGGCGATCTTCGTCAGCACCCAGCACTCGACGTCGGTCACGCTCACCGGTATGGGCGTCGCACACGGCGTGCTCGCGCTCGCGCTCTGGTACCTCAACCCGCCTGTCCGTTCCCCGGAGGAATCGTCCGCACCGGCCGAGCCCGGTCCGCCCCTTCGCACCTGGGTGTCCACGCGGTTCGTCGCCGCGCTCGCCGTCGCCATGGGAGCGGCGTTCGTGCTCATGGGCACCGAGCTGTCGACCATCGCGGCGTTGCGGGCGTCCGGCGACGTGGAGTGGACCGGGATCGTCCTCGCCTCCATGGGCGCGGCCTCCCTCGTCGGCGGCCTGGTGCACGGCGCGGCCCGCCGCAGCCTTTCCCAGCTCACGCTGATGGTGCTGCTGACCGTGCTCACGGTGCCCGTGGGGCTGGCCACCGAGGTCTGGTGGGTGCTGGCACTCGCGTTGGCACCCATGAACGCCATGTGCGCACCGACGTTGGCGGCCACCGCCGAGACCGTGAGCAAGCTGGTCCCGCACACCGTGCGCGGCATGGCGATGGGGCTCCAGGACTCGGCCACGCGCCTCGGACTCGGCCTCGGCAGTCCCGTCGTCGGGTTCGTCCTCGACCGTGCCGCCCCCGGCTGGGGCTTCGTCACCGCCGCCCTGGGAGGGCTGTGCTTCGCCGCCGTGGGAGCGGCCCTGTCGATGTGGGAGCGGAAACGCGAGGGCCGGTTGCCCACCTCACCGCCGCAACACGCCTAG
- a CDS encoding YfgM family protein produces the protein MSLLRLLNPVEFRKFQLLWREAKRLGIEFDELSTEDGIRALHRRVDPTTLGLPADEDVTADPLLDRPGLAEAHQALLTGEWEPAARLLAEHGDDWARRSLDVDVLANTAAADSTALDRWQYDRPDDPDLLVLRAEMLVRRAWNARGSAIATETSDERFSAFYRILDEAEPAAWAATEAAPHDPTPWATLVTLARAQQWSEEALERAFAELCARAPHHRGGHDAALQYWCAKWHGSHERMFAFADEAAARSPALTPLRLTAVFEYSVGRKHPRPKTYARQAMNATAEWLAGDGAGSPYAHFDRGLLASLLVDAKRYDEAVEQFRLLGSHADSWAWQYTGDARLAFLLSRWTACRHARRFRR, from the coding sequence GTGAGTTTGCTCCGCCTGCTCAATCCCGTCGAGTTCAGGAAGTTCCAACTCCTCTGGCGCGAGGCGAAGCGCCTGGGAATCGAGTTCGACGAGCTGAGCACCGAAGACGGCATCCGAGCCCTCCACCGCCGGGTGGACCCGACCACTTTGGGGCTTCCGGCCGACGAGGACGTCACCGCCGATCCCCTCCTCGACCGGCCTGGGCTGGCGGAGGCCCACCAAGCTCTGCTCACCGGCGAGTGGGAGCCTGCGGCCCGGCTGCTGGCCGAGCACGGTGACGACTGGGCACGGCGGAGTCTGGACGTCGATGTCCTCGCGAATACCGCCGCCGCCGACAGCACCGCGCTCGACCGGTGGCAGTACGACCGGCCCGACGATCCGGACCTGCTGGTGCTACGGGCGGAGATGTTGGTGCGCCGCGCATGGAACGCCCGGGGCTCGGCGATCGCCACCGAGACGTCGGACGAGCGGTTCAGTGCCTTCTACCGGATCCTCGACGAGGCCGAGCCCGCCGCGTGGGCGGCCACCGAGGCCGCGCCGCACGATCCGACTCCCTGGGCCACGTTGGTCACCCTCGCCCGCGCCCAGCAGTGGAGCGAGGAAGCTCTCGAACGCGCCTTCGCCGAACTGTGCGCCCGGGCGCCGCACCACCGCGGCGGACACGACGCGGCCCTGCAGTACTGGTGTGCCAAGTGGCACGGCTCCCACGAGCGGATGTTCGCGTTCGCCGACGAGGCCGCGGCCAGGTCACCTGCGCTCACGCCACTGCGCCTGACCGCGGTGTTCGAGTATTCGGTGGGGAGGAAGCACCCCCGCCCCAAGACCTACGCCCGGCAGGCGATGAACGCCACGGCGGAGTGGTTGGCGGGCGACGGCGCCGGCTCGCCCTACGCCCACTTCGACCGCGGCCTGCTCGCGAGCCTGCTGGTGGACGCCAAACGCTACGACGAGGCGGTGGAACAGTTCCGCCTCCTGGGCTCCCACGCCGACTCCTGGGCATGGCAGTACACGGGAGACGCCCGGCTGGCGTTTCTGCTGTCCCGCTGGACGGCGTGCCGCCACGCGCGGAGATTCCGGAGGTAG
- a CDS encoding aspartate-semialdehyde dehydrogenase, with the protein MAGMRVGVVGATGQVGAVMRRLLEERDFPVERMRYFASSRSAGTTLPWRGEEIEVEDAATADPSGLDIALFSAGGATSKAQAPRFAEAGVTVIDNSSAWRLDPDVPLVVSEVNPHAVKDARKGIIANPNCTTMAAMPVLKPLHEEANLVRLVVSSYQAVSGSGLAGVEELASQVRAAGERATELVHDGAAVDLGEPAKYVRPIAFNVLPMAGSIVDDGSWETDEEQKLRNESRKILDIPGLKVSGTCVRVPVFTGHALSINAEFERPLSVEAATRLLSTAPGVRLSDVPTPLEAAGNDPSYVGRLRADPGVDGGRGLALFVAGDNLRKGAALNAVQIAELVAQAA; encoded by the coding sequence ATGGCAGGCATGCGGGTCGGCGTCGTCGGTGCCACCGGACAGGTGGGCGCGGTGATGCGCAGGTTGCTGGAGGAGCGCGACTTCCCCGTGGAGCGGATGCGGTACTTCGCGTCGTCGCGCTCCGCGGGTACCACGCTGCCCTGGCGTGGCGAGGAGATCGAGGTCGAGGACGCCGCGACCGCCGATCCCTCCGGTCTGGACATCGCGCTGTTCTCGGCGGGCGGGGCGACGTCCAAGGCGCAGGCTCCCCGGTTCGCCGAGGCGGGCGTCACCGTGATCGACAACTCGTCGGCGTGGCGGCTCGACCCGGACGTCCCGCTGGTCGTGAGCGAGGTCAACCCGCACGCGGTGAAGGACGCCCGCAAGGGGATCATCGCGAACCCCAACTGCACCACGATGGCGGCCATGCCGGTGCTCAAGCCGCTGCACGAGGAGGCGAACCTCGTGCGGCTGGTGGTCAGCAGCTACCAGGCCGTGTCCGGCAGCGGCCTGGCCGGCGTGGAGGAGCTGGCGTCGCAGGTCCGCGCCGCCGGGGAACGCGCCACCGAGCTGGTGCACGACGGGGCGGCCGTCGACCTCGGGGAGCCCGCCAAGTACGTGCGGCCGATCGCGTTCAACGTGTTGCCGATGGCAGGCTCGATCGTGGACGACGGCTCGTGGGAGACCGACGAGGAACAGAAGCTGCGCAACGAGAGCCGCAAGATCCTCGACATTCCCGGGCTGAAGGTCTCCGGCACGTGCGTGCGCGTGCCGGTGTTCACGGGACACGCCCTGTCGATCAACGCCGAGTTCGAGCGGCCGCTGTCGGTGGAGGCGGCCACGCGGCTGCTGTCGACGGCTCCGGGCGTGCGGCTGTCCGACGTCCCCACCCCGCTGGAGGCCGCGGGCAACGACCCGTCCTACGTCGGCAGGCTTCGGGCCGACCCGGGTGTCGACGGCGGTCGGGGGCTGGCCCTGTTCGTCGCGGGTGACAACCTCCGCAAGGGCGCGGCGCTGAACGCCGTGCAGATCGCGGAGCTCGTGGCGCAGGCGGCCTGA
- a CDS encoding aspartate kinase: MALVVQKYGGSSLESADRIKRVAERIVATKKAGNQVVVVCSAMGDTTDELLDLAQQVNPVPPEREMDMLLTAGERISNALVAMAISAQGAEAWSFTGSQAGVVTTSVHGNARIIDVTPSRVTEALEQGYIALVAGFQGVSQDTKDITTLGRGGSDTTAVAVAAALDADVCEIYSDVDGVYTADPRIVSNARKLDTIPYEEMLELAASGSKILHLRSVEYARRYGVPIRVRSSYSDKPGTTVTGSIEEIPVEQALITGVAHDRSEAKITVTGVPDHAGAAGRIFRAVADAEIDIDMVLQNISNTTGRTDITFTLSKANGPKAVSELEKIKAELDFSAVLYDDHVGKVSLVGAGMRSHPGVTATFCEALAKAGVNIEIINTSEIRISVLIRDEQLDDAVRAIHEAFELGGDEEAVVYAGSGR; encoded by the coding sequence GTGGCCCTCGTAGTCCAGAAGTACGGTGGTTCGTCGCTGGAGAGCGCTGACCGGATCAAGCGCGTGGCCGAGCGGATCGTCGCCACGAAGAAGGCGGGCAACCAGGTGGTGGTCGTGTGCTCGGCCATGGGTGACACCACCGACGAGTTGCTTGACCTCGCCCAGCAGGTCAATCCCGTTCCGCCGGAGCGGGAGATGGACATGCTGCTCACGGCGGGGGAGCGCATCTCCAACGCGCTCGTGGCGATGGCGATCTCGGCACAGGGTGCGGAGGCATGGTCGTTCACGGGGTCCCAGGCCGGCGTGGTGACCACGTCCGTGCACGGCAACGCCCGCATCATCGACGTCACCCCGTCGCGGGTGACGGAGGCCCTCGAACAGGGCTACATCGCTCTGGTGGCCGGTTTCCAGGGGGTCTCGCAGGACACGAAGGACATCACCACGCTCGGGCGGGGTGGTTCCGACACGACGGCCGTGGCCGTCGCGGCGGCACTCGACGCCGACGTGTGCGAGATCTATTCCGATGTGGACGGTGTGTACACGGCGGATCCGCGCATCGTGTCGAACGCCCGCAAGCTGGACACGATCCCGTACGAGGAGATGTTGGAGCTCGCGGCGAGCGGGTCCAAGATCCTCCACCTGAGGTCGGTGGAGTACGCCCGCCGGTACGGGGTGCCGATCCGAGTCCGCTCTTCCTACAGTGACAAGCCGGGCACCACCGTGACCGGTTCGATTGAGGAGATCCCCGTGGAACAAGCGTTGATCACCGGTGTCGCCCACGACCGGTCGGAAGCCAAGATCACCGTCACCGGTGTGCCCGACCACGCCGGTGCCGCCGGCCGCATCTTCCGCGCCGTGGCGGACGCGGAGATCGACATCGACATGGTGCTGCAGAACATCTCCAACACCACCGGCCGCACCGACATCACGTTCACCCTGTCCAAGGCCAACGGTCCCAAGGCGGTGAGCGAGCTCGAGAAGATCAAGGCGGAGCTGGACTTCTCGGCCGTGCTGTACGACGACCACGTGGGCAAGGTGTCGCTCGTGGGCGCGGGCATGCGGTCGCATCCGGGCGTGACGGCGACGTTCTGCGAGGCGCTGGCCAAGGCCGGCGTGAACATCGAGATCATCAACACCTCGGAGATCCGCATCTCGGTGCTGATCAGGGACGAGCAGCTCGACGACGCGGTGCGCGCCATCCACGAGGCATTCGAACTCGGCGGCGACGAAGAGGCCGTCGTCTACGCGGGGAGTGGTCGCTGA
- a CDS encoding nitroreductase family protein encodes MSDKEAATSVRIHEIIARRWSPRALDGEAEVSGEQLRALLEAARWAPSFGNTQPARYLVGLRGEPTYKLILDTLTESNQSWAHRASALLVGCAVTRNDKGAVPYAEYGTGLATQNLVLQAVAEGLVARQMAGFSRDAVRQAFDLPDEVEPLVVVAVGVRAEPEVLGETRDIDRENAPRVRVPLSEFAFRSWGNAAF; translated from the coding sequence GTGAGTGACAAGGAAGCCGCGACCAGCGTCAGGATTCACGAGATCATCGCCCGTCGGTGGAGTCCCCGCGCCCTCGACGGCGAGGCCGAGGTGAGCGGCGAACAGCTGCGCGCGCTGCTGGAGGCCGCCCGGTGGGCGCCGTCGTTCGGCAACACCCAGCCCGCGCGCTACCTGGTGGGCCTGCGCGGCGAGCCCACGTACAAGCTGATCCTCGACACACTCACCGAGAGCAACCAGTCCTGGGCTCACCGCGCCTCGGCGTTGCTCGTCGGCTGCGCGGTGACCCGCAACGACAAGGGCGCGGTGCCCTACGCCGAGTACGGCACGGGCCTCGCCACTCAGAACCTGGTGCTCCAGGCCGTCGCCGAGGGGCTCGTGGCCCGCCAGATGGCCGGGTTCAGCCGCGACGCGGTGCGCCAGGCGTTCGACCTGCCCGACGAGGTGGAGCCGCTGGTCGTCGTCGCCGTCGGCGTGCGCGCCGAGCCGGAGGTGCTCGGGGAAACTCGCGACATCGACCGGGAGAACGCCCCGCGCGTGCGCGTGCCGCTGAGCGAGTTCGCCTTCCGGAGCTGGGGTAACGCCGCGTTCTAG